In Callospermophilus lateralis isolate mCalLat2 chromosome 4, mCalLat2.hap1, whole genome shotgun sequence, one genomic interval encodes:
- the LOC143396571 gene encoding protein CutA, translating into MPVLLPVASHLLLLPQALLSMALGSPPVQPTPALGSSYVPGSVSAAFVTCPNEKVTKEIARAMVEKQLAACINLIPQIISIYEWTGNIEDDSELLMMIKTQSSLIPALTDFVHSVHPYEVAEVISLPMEQRNSPYLH; encoded by the coding sequence ATGCCTGTGTTGTTGCCTGTGGCCTCCCACCTTCTGTTGCTACCCCAAGCACTCCTGTCCATGGCCTTGGGAAGCCCCCCCGTCCAGCCCACACCAGCCTTGGGCTCTAGCTATGTTCCAGGATCCGTTTCTGCAGCCTTTGTCACTTGCCCCAATGAAAAGGTCACCAAGGAGATTGCTAGAGCCATGGTGGAGAAGCAGCTAGCAGCTTGCATCAACCTCATCCCTCAGATTATATCCATCTATGAGTGGACGGGAAACATCGAAGATGACAGTGAGTTACTGATGATGATTAAAACCCAAAGTTCCTTGATCCCAGCCTTGACAGATTTTGTTCATTCTGTGCATCCTTATGAAGTGGCTGAGGTGATTTCCTTGCCCATGGAGCAGAGGAACTCCCCCTACCTTCACTGA